The Prevotella sp. E9-3 genome has a window encoding:
- a CDS encoding transposase, with amino-acid sequence MAEQILAMMVFRILGETIGSLSLTKFHGVLEVGKNCFYRLLARSEMNWQILQLSMARRFQSIVRKENAEETEAPKCYIVDDTTVTKTGLHFEGLSRVFDHVLGKCVLGYKLLLLAFFDGRSTYTVDLSMHREAGKKEDFSLSKKERSMQFHKERSESNPDYERFKELDAKKNDNVAKMIERAYKFGICAAYALMDTWFVKPPLVCAIRKIAGGAIHVVGRLAMGKDKYAVGSRRYNVHELISLHEREAVVCRKYKCMYFEQRVMMGDTCVKIFFIRVGRNKNWDAIVTTDTHMKFVEAFEIYQIRWNIEVLIKECRQYLGLGSYQGTDFDEQIADCTLCLMTHMVLTLGQRFNQYEALGELFRETRRELFELTQWRRTLEIIKNLLNVLAVKLCINVADTMENLMEGTQTVDELEAILLALSPLDAVADY; translated from the coding sequence ATGGCAGAGCAGATTCTGGCCATGATGGTTTTCCGTATTCTTGGTGAGACAATAGGCTCCTTGTCACTAACAAAGTTCCATGGTGTTCTTGAGGTCGGCAAAAATTGCTTCTACCGTCTGTTGGCTCGTTCGGAAATGAACTGGCAGATTCTGCAGCTATCTATGGCACGGCGTTTTCAAAGCATAGTACGCAAAGAAAATGCAGAGGAGACCGAAGCGCCAAAATGCTATATTGTTGATGACACAACTGTGACCAAAACCGGGCTACACTTCGAGGGGCTTAGTCGAGTGTTTGACCATGTCCTTGGCAAGTGTGTACTCGGTTACAAGCTGCTCCTGCTCGCGTTCTTCGATGGACGCAGTACATATACAGTAGACTTATCTATGCATCGGGAAGCAGGAAAGAAAGAAGACTTCAGCCTCTCAAAGAAAGAACGTTCCATGCAGTTCCACAAAGAGCGTAGCGAAAGCAATCCTGACTATGAGCGTTTTAAGGAACTGGATGCCAAGAAGAATGACAACGTAGCCAAAATGATAGAGAGGGCTTATAAGTTTGGCATTTGTGCTGCTTATGCACTGATGGACACGTGGTTTGTGAAGCCTCCATTGGTTTGCGCTATAAGGAAGATAGCAGGTGGAGCGATACATGTCGTAGGCCGTCTTGCCATGGGAAAGGACAAGTATGCAGTCGGCTCACGCAGATACAATGTTCATGAGCTTATATCCTTGCACGAGCGTGAGGCTGTTGTGTGCCGCAAGTATAAGTGCATGTATTTCGAGCAACGGGTGATGATGGGGGATACATGTGTGAAGATATTCTTCATCAGAGTCGGACGGAATAAGAATTGGGACGCTATTGTCACGACGGACACCCACATGAAGTTTGTGGAAGCCTTTGAGATATACCAAATACGCTGGAATATAGAAGTGCTGATAAAGGAGTGCCGGCAATATCTTGGACTTGGCTCATACCAGGGTACAGATTTCGACGAGCAAATTGCCGACTGCACGCTCTGTCTTATGACGCACATGGTGCTGACATTGGGCCAGCGGTTCAACCAGTATGAAGCACTTGGAGAGTTGTTCCGTGAGACAAGACGAGAATTGTTTGAGCTCACTCAATGGCGCCGTACACTGGAGATCATCAAGAATCTGCTTAACGTGTTGGCAGTAAAACTCTGCATCAATGTGGCTGATACCATGGAGAATTTGATGGAAGGTACACAGACTGTTGATGAGCTTGAAGCAATCCTACTTGCTTTGTCACCATTAGATGCTGTAGCAGACTATTGA
- a CDS encoding DUF1810 family protein — protein MEGKDYMGFTPDYIDSLLPNQIFVFGSNSLGYHTGGASGTARKKFGAVWGLPEGLQGQSYAIPVDFGKGVRKDNEVKESVSRFLTFTKEHPELFFFVTRIGCGMGGYRDEEMAQFFKGALELKNICLPKSFVDALGNGKIEYDLERFVEAQNMVYDIALQEIKNGHKRGHWIWFVFPQIKGLGHSYNSEYYGISGTIEAKAYLDHPILGARLREISQALLDCGNPSADDILGFPDVLKVRSCMTLFDMVSPNDIFKQILDKYYDGKPCDKTMWRLGTREEKSKNAIKLSRLTIAKDGTILLADYQKEVKMEPIVKAVYLLFLKHPEGIAFKYLPDYRKELTDLYQKIKPFGLTERAIRSIEDVTNPLLNSINEKCSRIRAAFLSEVDFSLLEQYIVTGKGGEPKKISLPRDLVVWEKGDV, from the coding sequence ATGGAAGGAAAAGATTATATGGGATTTACTCCTGACTATATAGACAGTCTGTTGCCAAATCAAATTTTCGTGTTTGGCAGCAACTCGCTTGGTTATCATACAGGTGGCGCATCAGGTACTGCAAGGAAGAAGTTTGGTGCTGTCTGGGGACTGCCAGAGGGATTGCAAGGACAAAGCTATGCCATTCCTGTCGATTTTGGCAAAGGTGTAAGGAAGGACAATGAGGTGAAGGAATCTGTAAGTAGGTTCTTGACATTCACAAAAGAACACCCAGAACTCTTTTTCTTTGTAACTCGAATAGGGTGCGGTATGGGTGGATATAGAGATGAGGAGATGGCTCAGTTTTTCAAAGGGGCTTTGGAATTGAAAAACATCTGTCTTCCAAAGAGTTTTGTTGATGCACTCGGCAATGGAAAGATTGAATATGACCTGGAACGATTTGTTGAAGCACAAAATATGGTTTATGACATAGCGCTTCAAGAAATAAAGAATGGTCATAAACGTGGTCATTGGATATGGTTTGTTTTCCCGCAAATAAAAGGCTTAGGGCATAGCTATAACTCCGAGTACTACGGAATTAGTGGGACAATAGAGGCCAAAGCCTATTTAGATCACCCAATATTAGGAGCAAGACTCAGAGAAATATCTCAGGCTTTGCTCGATTGTGGCAACCCTTCTGCAGATGACATCCTGGGATTCCCTGATGTATTGAAAGTTAGGTCATGTATGACATTATTTGATATGGTATCACCCAATGACATCTTCAAGCAGATATTGGATAAATATTATGATGGCAAACCATGTGACAAAACTATGTGGCGTTTAGGAACACGCGAAGAGAAGTCGAAAAATGCCATTAAGCTAAGTAGACTGACTATAGCCAAAGATGGTACCATTCTTCTTGCTGACTACCAGAAAGAGGTAAAAATGGAACCCATTGTCAAGGCTGTTTATTTGCTTTTCTTGAAACATCCGGAGGGTATTGCGTTCAAGTATCTACCAGACTACAGGAAAGAACTGACAGACTTGTATCAGAAGATAAAGCCATTTGGTTTGACTGAAAGAGCAATTAGAAGCATTGAGGATGTGACGAACCCACTCCTCAATTCCATCAATGAGAAGTGCTCACGTATCAGGGCTGCTTTTTTATCAGAAGTGGACTTTTCTTTGTTGGAACAGTATATTGTAACCGGAAAGGGAGGTGAACCAAAGAAAATCTCCCTGCCTCGCGACTTGGTGGTTTGGGAGAAGGGAGATGTTTGA
- a CDS encoding ADP-ribosyltransferase, with protein MTVEELLKIEKQYKESHKIVHLVPNQVGESIPDNMDEDIRFLNDGYIAKHYNPNGNTTSALKKQGLDDFEVLMLKCFLGGVSHAFKWDSYDNRNSPIPEMCNGLDSVLDKSPVYDEGNVLYRFCTIDDKSDFKEGDIYHVPHYMTTTKDNWKYKTNVYIITPKEKGTNACSIHKLINHGGENQVTFKRGTDFRITKIKEGKRKIIYMEEI; from the coding sequence ATGACAGTAGAAGAATTATTGAAGATAGAGAAGCAATATAAAGAAAGTCATAAGATTGTCCATCTTGTACCTAATCAAGTTGGTGAATCAATTCCTGATAATATGGATGAGGATATTAGGTTCTTGAACGATGGCTATATTGCAAAACATTATAATCCAAACGGGAATACTACGTCTGCTTTGAAGAAGCAAGGATTAGATGATTTTGAGGTATTAATGCTAAAATGTTTCTTAGGAGGGGTTTCTCATGCATTTAAATGGGACTCATATGACAATCGTAATAGTCCTATTCCTGAAATGTGTAATGGCCTAGATAGTGTTTTGGATAAAAGTCCTGTTTATGACGAAGGGAATGTGTTATATCGCTTCTGTACAATAGATGACAAGTCTGATTTCAAAGAAGGTGATATTTACCACGTTCCTCATTATATGACAACTACCAAAGATAATTGGAAATACAAAACTAATGTATATATTATAACTCCCAAAGAGAAAGGGACCAATGCCTGTTCTATACACAAATTAATAAATCATGGTGGTGAGAATCAGGTAACATTCAAAAGAGGAACTGATTTTCGAATAACGAAAATAAAAGAAGGAAAGAGAAAAATCATATATATGGAGGAGATTTGA
- a CDS encoding WG repeat-containing protein gives MYDKVNQKLLSLQNKYIDFVDSSLKTSTSCIISNEYGSWGMFGYKNAAIVSQPRDVLDLHWYKQLLSIGKSRTHIIAKDSFDRYGIIDDHNNILLNFVYQEIKPLEVGEEVYIICKEGKYYGILNKELKVIVPCFLLELEDYSRLKLITYKNEQGSSFAMDLTTLNECKLPDNFNRIDDYKEGILTFEIAEEQYRFFNLEKKCYINSYIYQKVSEDEEIIINKSFVLCRRNNTNILVSIDGTEYPIKFEGNLSQYGETVIGVTPIEEKYIGQYGFECTRTNYDVSVFRKNILLSKFTHKESSVYHETFDLVSEDVIWVWHWGKYGKFGTRINLKGEHVSSLKTEVSAISKKTTEENTRLIKIVKEKFLNSIYIANFDSFIEDEWNSFNIQVLGSLAFVSYNWNAGDDEGHCGTVVIGYADENMCYWAKDCMINQI, from the coding sequence TTGTATGACAAGGTTAACCAGAAACTTTTGTCTTTACAGAATAAGTACATTGATTTTGTAGATTCCTCATTGAAAACCAGTACTTCATGTATTATAAGTAACGAATACGGTTCATGGGGGATGTTTGGATACAAGAATGCGGCAATTGTCTCACAGCCTCGTGATGTATTAGACCTTCATTGGTACAAACAATTATTGAGCATCGGAAAATCAAGAACACATATAATAGCAAAGGACTCGTTTGATAGGTATGGAATTATAGATGATCATAACAACATTCTATTGAATTTTGTCTATCAAGAGATAAAGCCTCTTGAAGTAGGAGAAGAAGTATATATAATATGCAAAGAAGGGAAGTATTATGGAATTCTCAATAAAGAACTGAAGGTTATTGTTCCATGCTTTTTATTGGAGTTGGAAGATTATTCTAGGCTCAAATTAATTACATACAAGAATGAACAAGGCTCTTCTTTTGCAATGGATTTGACTACCTTAAATGAATGTAAATTACCCGATAATTTTAATAGGATAGATGATTATAAAGAAGGAATTCTCACTTTTGAAATAGCTGAGGAACAATATAGGTTCTTCAATCTTGAGAAGAAATGCTACATTAATTCTTATATATATCAAAAGGTCTCCGAAGATGAAGAGATAATTATAAATAAGTCCTTTGTTCTATGTAGAAGAAATAACACAAACATATTAGTGTCAATAGACGGAACGGAATATCCCATAAAGTTTGAAGGCAATCTTAGTCAATATGGTGAAACTGTGATAGGTGTGACTCCAATTGAAGAGAAATACATAGGGCAATATGGATTTGAATGTACACGGACTAATTATGATGTATCAGTTTTCAGGAAAAACATTCTGTTGTCCAAATTTACCCACAAAGAGAGTTCTGTTTATCATGAAACATTTGATTTGGTTAGTGAGGATGTAATTTGGGTATGGCATTGGGGGAAATACGGGAAATTTGGAACGCGGATTAATTTGAAAGGGGAACATGTTTCTAGTCTTAAAACAGAGGTTAGCGCAATAAGTAAGAAAACTACAGAAGAGAATACTCGACTAATTAAAATAGTCAAGGAAAAATTTTTAAATTCAATTTATATTGCTAATTTTGACAGTTTTATAGAAGACGAGTGGAATTCTTTCAATATTCAGGTATTAGGAAGTCTTGCCTTCGTTAGCTATAACTGGAATGCAGGTGACGATGAAGGGCATTGTGGGACTGTTGTAATCGGTTATGCGGATGAAAACATGTGTTATTGGGCAAAGGATTGTATGATTAATCAAATCTGA
- a CDS encoding DUF4433 domain-containing protein codes for MDKKSNWQEFKVVMDEHRITKLYHFTDRDNLESIIKNGGLYSWMDCDRKGIKINKPGGSLESRQLDSSRKLEDYVRVSFTTQHPMMYVAMRDGRISNPVILEIDPEIIYWKDTCYSNMNATIHRIRPNIGGSLSDFKQIHFQSVKVHKHFDLPEEEQPYFQAEILVKNFIPLEYIKNIGNFGIPIPSKPKALQIKNPYTAQITRNTPTAFIFMIDQSISMSRKLNYHGEFITLADAVARIVNNQINELVLRCIKTTEVRHYYDIAVIGYGDDASYAWKGKLAGRDFVSPEELKNNPFKKITVKEEKRTRKGVELKEIEKVQWIDPVAAGKYTRGDKAFMMAKNLLDRWMKEHHDKDCYPPTIINITDGAMNGIVNPREVNTQLANELKALYTNDGNVLLWNIHITPDSKEQLVFPISKTELNNDKYSEWMFDMSSLLPSRYNVPIGDLRGDAENTRHVAMATNTDMSTLIQLMDIGTPTTNISQNQ; via the coding sequence ATGGATAAGAAGAGTAATTGGCAAGAGTTCAAGGTGGTGATGGATGAGCACAGAATAACCAAACTGTATCACTTCACAGACAGAGATAACCTAGAATCAATTATTAAGAATGGTGGATTGTATTCTTGGATGGATTGTGACCGGAAAGGTATCAAGATTAACAAGCCTGGTGGCAGTCTCGAATCGAGACAATTGGATAGCAGTAGAAAACTTGAGGATTATGTGAGAGTTAGTTTCACGACACAGCATCCAATGATGTATGTTGCCATGAGAGACGGAAGAATATCTAATCCTGTTATTTTAGAAATAGATCCAGAGATTATATACTGGAAGGATACATGCTATTCAAATATGAATGCCACCATTCATAGAATAAGACCAAATATAGGCGGCTCTTTGTCTGATTTTAAACAGATACATTTCCAATCCGTAAAGGTGCATAAGCATTTTGACCTACCAGAAGAAGAGCAACCTTATTTCCAAGCAGAGATATTAGTGAAGAACTTCATTCCATTGGAGTACATCAAGAACATTGGAAACTTCGGAATACCCATTCCTTCAAAACCGAAGGCTCTGCAAATCAAGAATCCATATACTGCTCAGATTACAAGAAATACACCTACGGCATTTATCTTTATGATAGACCAGTCTATTTCTATGAGTAGAAAATTAAACTATCATGGTGAGTTTATTACTCTTGCCGATGCTGTTGCTAGAATTGTTAACAATCAGATCAACGAACTTGTTCTTCGCTGTATTAAGACTACCGAAGTGCGACATTATTACGATATTGCAGTTATTGGATATGGTGATGATGCAAGTTATGCATGGAAGGGCAAATTAGCAGGAAGAGATTTCGTATCTCCAGAAGAATTGAAGAACAACCCGTTTAAGAAGATAACAGTCAAAGAGGAAAAAAGGACTCGAAAGGGAGTAGAATTAAAAGAGATTGAAAAGGTGCAATGGATTGATCCCGTTGCTGCGGGCAAATATACGAGAGGGGATAAGGCTTTCATGATGGCAAAGAATTTATTGGATAGGTGGATGAAGGAGCACCATGATAAAGATTGTTATCCACCTACGATTATCAATATTACAGATGGAGCAATGAACGGAATCGTGAATCCTAGAGAGGTAAACACGCAATTGGCCAATGAATTGAAGGCATTATACACTAACGATGGGAATGTGCTCCTATGGAATATTCATATTACGCCAGACAGTAAGGAGCAATTGGTCTTCCCCATTAGCAAAACAGAACTTAATAACGACAAATACTCTGAGTGGATGTTTGATATGTCGAGTCTGCTCCCATCAAGATACAATGTGCCCATAGGTGATTTGCGTGGAGACGCTGAGAATACTCGACACGTTGCAATGGCCACAAATACAGATATGTCGACGTTGATACAGTTAATGGATATTGGTACACCAACAACAAATATAAGTCAGAATCAATGA
- a CDS encoding WG repeat-containing protein, with translation MKELRLYIFRLFFIVCSTLMMVSCNEKKQFDGYLYPIRENGLYGYIDSVGNRIIEPEFLWVSTFHNGLAMAVVDTLYRVVPDSMAYEVGERDTILNVYRMYTKYGYIDKSGNFVIEPKFVSYVNMPDIGFVVKDMDACSNALYRHSFHNKRAMFCDTATWKNGYIDTKGDIVIKPKYYYSEPFSQGKAVVRDNVGERLYLKEWCVTASKLRCAYIDTIGNAITDFKFEKLSTFNGRCGIGSYKEVFKTSSDDNGSFTEHNYIIDKEGNLGKDLGFWDEFYGFSRDGISVTRQVMRLQVYDGMQESYSFIDEKGNYLKPLKGLSDYQLDSLGRCDDIMQVLPEDADIVDATYFSNGFAGISPDGEHWFVIDKHLLIHGYGKESIFDGFRAFNNGLAAVKKNGKWGFINRKIKEQIPCKYDSCGAVYPYLEEVFEYNIQGDIKKKAYINRNDSLVWESPIYKSEKIDNRYSKTDSKDWGKWTYEYNPIKKYLIYLIIGAVVALIVTIAVSWRFASNRSSKVENPDVLTLQKGPVSDEAADGVLSNTNENESNEILSWPTVGQYAEVIKASTKSPDEYFDKLKHLRPVLDSNGEPIMSSGNFAVVFKMKDEYGKQYAVRCFHRAQQEREKNYKLICDELAKVSSPYLSPIRYCDKELFVESDEYPVLLMDWVDGMTLDKYIRKIIDDKKTLRQLADNFRKLAIWLLNQPFAHGDLKPDNILVKDDGSLVLVDYDGMFVPAMQGQRAREIGSPDFRNPSRTEDDFNKDIDSFPIVSILLSLELLVENKDYLSQYGAEDRLLFSEEDYRNIDKSMLYKRAYSTCNEDVSELALMLKSQLHCNCDKNLISFLQEKEKRDRNKKANERIENRINATIVIYNLLVPLSVFFYSRFERENNWNLMGVSIVVLISAILLFLIIAIFDIFRPYKKHHLYVDEDYTSWGCIFTLFDFLIPMRGLMSSYYEGPWYYTLLIIAIWICFFNIVGAIISGAFELRNKIFMTSSEKNIQQEEREKEIIRSEIRKEDERREKELKEMKEKQRRYSNFDDLPF, from the coding sequence ATGAAAGAATTAAGGCTTTATATATTCAGATTGTTTTTCATTGTGTGTTCCACATTAATGATGGTATCATGCAATGAGAAGAAGCAATTTGATGGATACTTGTATCCAATTCGGGAGAATGGATTATATGGATATATAGATTCTGTAGGCAATAGAATTATTGAACCAGAATTCCTGTGGGTGTCAACATTCCATAATGGGTTAGCGATGGCTGTTGTTGACACCCTGTATCGTGTTGTTCCAGATTCAATGGCTTATGAGGTCGGAGAAAGAGATACAATATTAAATGTGTATCGAATGTATACCAAGTATGGGTATATTGACAAGTCTGGGAATTTTGTTATAGAGCCCAAGTTCGTTAGTTATGTCAACATGCCTGATATTGGGTTTGTTGTAAAAGACATGGACGCTTGCAGTAATGCACTTTATCGACATTCTTTTCATAATAAACGTGCTATGTTCTGCGATACGGCGACTTGGAAGAATGGATATATTGACACGAAAGGCGATATTGTAATAAAGCCTAAATATTATTATTCTGAACCATTTAGCCAAGGAAAGGCTGTTGTAAGGGATAATGTTGGCGAACGGTTATATTTAAAAGAATGGTGTGTCACCGCGAGTAAACTTCGTTGTGCATATATCGATACAATAGGTAATGCTATAACGGATTTTAAATTTGAAAAATTATCAACATTTAATGGAAGATGTGGCATTGGCTCTTATAAAGAGGTTTTTAAGACTTCATCTGATGATAATGGCAGTTTTACTGAGCATAATTATATTATTGATAAAGAAGGTAACCTTGGTAAAGATTTAGGGTTTTGGGACGAGTTTTATGGGTTTAGCCGAGATGGAATCAGTGTTACCAGGCAGGTTATGCGTCTTCAAGTTTATGATGGAATGCAAGAATCTTATAGTTTCATAGATGAAAAAGGGAACTATTTAAAGCCATTAAAAGGACTATCTGATTATCAATTAGATTCATTAGGAAGGTGCGATGACATCATGCAAGTACTCCCCGAAGATGCAGATATAGTTGATGCTACCTATTTCAGCAATGGTTTTGCTGGAATCTCGCCTGATGGTGAACATTGGTTTGTAATAGACAAACACCTTCTCATCCATGGATATGGAAAAGAATCCATCTTTGATGGTTTCCGTGCATTCAACAATGGATTGGCTGCCGTAAAGAAGAACGGAAAATGGGGGTTCATCAATAGAAAAATCAAAGAACAGATACCATGTAAGTATGACTCATGCGGTGCCGTATATCCATATTTAGAGGAAGTCTTTGAATATAATATTCAAGGGGATATAAAGAAGAAAGCTTACATCAACAGGAATGACAGCCTTGTATGGGAAAGTCCTATTTATAAATCTGAAAAGATAGATAATCGCTATTCGAAAACGGATAGTAAAGATTGGGGAAAATGGACATACGAATATAATCCTATCAAAAAGTATCTTATATACTTGATTATTGGAGCAGTTGTTGCTTTGATAGTCACTATCGCTGTTTCATGGAGATTTGCATCCAACAGGTCTTCAAAAGTTGAAAATCCTGATGTTTTGACTTTGCAAAAGGGACCAGTGAGTGATGAAGCGGCTGATGGTGTCCTAAGCAATACTAATGAAAATGAATCAAATGAGATTCTGTCATGGCCAACGGTTGGACAATATGCTGAGGTTATCAAGGCATCTACAAAATCGCCTGATGAATATTTTGACAAGTTAAAGCATCTGCGCCCAGTACTTGATAGTAATGGTGAGCCAATAATGAGTAGTGGAAACTTTGCTGTTGTCTTTAAAATGAAAGACGAGTATGGAAAACAATATGCAGTAAGGTGCTTCCACAGGGCACAACAAGAAAGGGAAAAGAATTATAAATTGATATGTGATGAATTAGCAAAGGTATCTTCGCCTTATTTGTCACCTATAAGATATTGTGACAAGGAACTATTTGTCGAGTCTGACGAATATCCCGTTCTTCTTATGGATTGGGTAGATGGTATGACCCTAGATAAGTATATTCGCAAGATAATAGATGACAAAAAGACCTTGCGCCAATTGGCAGATAATTTTAGAAAACTTGCCATATGGTTATTAAATCAGCCATTTGCACATGGTGACTTAAAACCAGACAATATACTTGTAAAAGATGATGGTTCACTCGTCTTGGTAGATTACGATGGAATGTTTGTACCAGCTATGCAAGGCCAAAGAGCAAGAGAGATTGGCAGTCCTGATTTTAGGAATCCGTCAAGGACAGAGGATGATTTCAACAAAGACATTGATAGCTTCCCAATTGTGTCTATCTTATTGTCACTGGAATTGCTGGTTGAAAACAAGGATTATTTGTCTCAGTATGGTGCAGAGGACAGACTATTGTTCTCAGAGGAAGATTATAGAAATATTGATAAGAGTATGTTATATAAGAGAGCTTATTCTACATGCAATGAAGATGTTTCTGAATTAGCATTGATGCTCAAGTCTCAACTTCACTGTAACTGCGATAAGAATCTCATATCATTTCTACAAGAAAAAGAAAAAAGAGATAGGAACAAAAAAGCGAATGAGAGGATAGAAAATAGGATTAATGCTACAATTGTTATCTATAATCTCCTAGTTCCTCTTTCCGTATTTTTTTATTCACGTTTTGAACGAGAGAATAATTGGAATCTTATGGGTGTTTCTATTGTTGTCCTTATCTCTGCAATTTTATTATTTTTGATAATTGCTATTTTTGACATTTTTCGTCCATATAAAAAGCATCACCTCTATGTAGATGAAGACTATACAAGTTGGGGATGTATATTTACTCTTTTCGATTTTCTGATACCAATGAGAGGACTTATGTCTTCATATTATGAAGGACCTTGGTATTATACCTTACTTATAATTGCAATTTGGATATGTTTTTTTAATATAGTAGGTGCGATTATAAGTGGTGCTTTTGAATTACGAAATAAAATCTTTATGACTTCAAGTGAAAAGAATATTCAACAGGAAGAAAGAGAGAAAGAAATTATTCGAAGTGAAATACGAAAAGAAGATGAACGACGAGAAAAAGAATTAAAAGAAATGAAAGAAAAACAAAGGAGGTATAGCAATTTTGATGACTTGCCTTTCTGA
- the ftsZ gene encoding cell division protein FtsZ, producing the protein MDELLDFGLVEDKMQGIIKVVGVGGGGCNAVNNMFKDRVEGVTYAVCNTDSQSLSRLPVPVKIQLGEGLGAGGNPEKGRFEAENTIDSIRRLFDDGTKMVFVTACMGGGTGTGAAPVVASVAKEMGLLTIGVVTIPFNFEKKKKIIKALKGVDELRKNVDALLIVNNERLCDVYANADIPLKEAFFRADNILMDAVKGISELITMPSDGGIKSDFRDVETTMRNGGGAIMAMGRASGEHRVERAILDALDSPLLYGNDIGKAKRILFNIYSSDEYPIYVRELQEIDDFFDQLDPNIDVIWGTATDNSLGEDAKVTILATGMEDNLKVEVASNVHNNEDDYYEELIPKLYKPAKNTLTMAQAIVQTEIDFDVKPAPAPEPAKTEPEPVMVKSEPAMDEPAIEANESHEPTSINKLKNWLNNMMMSVTE; encoded by the coding sequence ATGGACGAGCTGTTGGACTTCGGACTTGTAGAGGACAAGATGCAGGGCATCATCAAGGTTGTGGGCGTTGGTGGTGGCGGCTGCAATGCCGTGAACAATATGTTTAAGGATCGAGTAGAGGGTGTGACGTATGCAGTATGTAACACCGACAGTCAGTCATTGTCGCGCTTGCCGGTGCCGGTGAAGATTCAGCTGGGCGAAGGACTTGGGGCGGGCGGTAATCCTGAAAAGGGGCGCTTTGAGGCAGAGAATACTATCGATAGCATCAGACGGCTGTTTGACGATGGGACGAAGATGGTTTTTGTGACTGCATGTATGGGTGGCGGTACTGGTACCGGTGCGGCTCCTGTGGTGGCAAGTGTGGCCAAGGAAATGGGACTGCTGACTATTGGCGTGGTGACCATTCCGTTTAACTTTGAGAAGAAAAAGAAGATTATCAAAGCACTGAAGGGCGTGGACGAACTACGCAAGAATGTCGATGCTCTGCTGATAGTGAACAACGAACGGCTCTGCGACGTCTATGCTAATGCCGACATCCCCCTGAAAGAAGCGTTCTTCAGGGCAGACAATATCCTGATGGATGCAGTGAAGGGCATTTCGGAACTGATTACCATGCCCAGTGATGGAGGTATCAAGAGTGACTTCCGCGATGTGGAGACAACGATGCGCAATGGCGGTGGTGCCATCATGGCAATGGGAAGAGCTAGTGGTGAACACCGTGTGGAACGGGCTATACTCGATGCACTGGATTCGCCCTTGCTCTATGGCAACGATATCGGCAAAGCTAAGCGAATTCTCTTTAATATCTACTCGAGCGACGAATATCCCATATATGTTCGTGAACTGCAGGAAATTGATGATTTCTTCGACCAATTGGATCCAAACATCGACGTGATTTGGGGTACCGCAACCGACAACTCACTGGGCGAGGATGCCAAGGTGACCATTCTGGCAACGGGGATGGAGGATAACCTGAAAGTTGAGGTAGCGTCGAATGTGCATAATAATGAGGATGACTACTACGAGGAACTGATTCCGAAACTATATAAGCCGGCAAAAAATACGCTCACAATGGCTCAGGCCATCGTACAGACGGAGATAGACTTTGACGTGAAGCCTGCACCTGCACCAGAACCTGCCAAAACAGAGCCAGAGCCTGTCATGGTTAAATCAGAGCCTGCTATGGATGAACCGGCAATAGAAGCCAACGAGTCTCATGAGCCCACATCCATAAACAAACTGAAGAATTGGCTGAACAACATGATGATGAGCGTAACGGAGTGA